Proteins encoded together in one Catellatospora citrea window:
- a CDS encoding APC family permease, protein MTADVSVPAPHPPRDDQHGLRRVITRPMLIFFILGDILGAGIYSLTGQVGAEVGGAIWASFLVAFVLAFLTAFAYMELVTKYPQAAGGALYCDRAYKIKFLSFLVTFAIMASGVTSASFAATRVGGRYFSGLTGVENPPTILIGTLAILLVAAVNFWGVSESIKVNIVITCVELAGLLFVIGVGASVLAKGSGDPAAAFTFSGQGFGVVTGVMAGAATAFYAFLGFEDSVNLAEETKEPSRDFPPAMITGLLAAAVVYLLVAFTAAMVVPLDVLTTSSGPLLEVVKIGAPDLPVSEIFSAVSMVAVSNTMLINMLMASRLLYGMARRDVLPRPFAVLSVKRTPWIAIAFTTALSILLMATVSDLTDLSDTTVLLLTAVFLLVNIAALVLRRDHVPHRHFRTPTFIPVLGAIVSAVFLLPFVREAGIYLLAFWLLLGGVALWALNRLVVGRMPPRDGSAAAPPPA, encoded by the coding sequence ATGACCGCCGACGTCTCGGTCCCCGCGCCGCATCCGCCGCGCGACGACCAGCACGGGCTGCGTCGGGTGATCACCCGGCCCATGCTGATCTTCTTCATCCTGGGCGACATCCTGGGCGCGGGCATCTACTCGCTGACCGGGCAGGTCGGCGCGGAGGTCGGCGGCGCGATCTGGGCGTCGTTCCTGGTCGCGTTCGTGCTGGCGTTCCTCACCGCGTTCGCGTACATGGAGCTGGTGACGAAGTACCCCCAGGCCGCCGGCGGGGCGCTGTACTGCGACCGGGCATACAAGATCAAGTTCTTGAGCTTCCTGGTCACTTTCGCGATCATGGCCTCGGGGGTGACCTCGGCCAGTTTCGCGGCGACCCGGGTCGGCGGGCGCTACTTCAGCGGCCTGACCGGGGTGGAGAACCCGCCCACGATTCTGATCGGAACCCTGGCGATCCTGCTGGTCGCGGCGGTGAACTTCTGGGGCGTGTCCGAATCGATCAAGGTCAACATCGTCATCACCTGTGTCGAACTGGCCGGCCTGCTGTTCGTCATCGGCGTCGGGGCCAGCGTGCTGGCCAAGGGCTCCGGCGACCCGGCCGCCGCGTTCACGTTCTCCGGGCAGGGCTTCGGCGTCGTCACCGGGGTGATGGCCGGCGCGGCCACCGCCTTCTACGCGTTCCTGGGCTTCGAGGACTCGGTGAACCTCGCCGAGGAGACCAAGGAGCCGTCGCGCGACTTCCCGCCCGCCATGATCACCGGCCTGCTCGCCGCCGCCGTCGTCTACCTGCTCGTCGCGTTCACCGCGGCCATGGTGGTGCCGCTGGACGTGCTCACCACGTCCAGCGGACCGCTGCTGGAGGTGGTCAAGATCGGCGCGCCCGACCTGCCCGTCTCGGAGATCTTCTCCGCCGTGTCGATGGTCGCGGTGTCCAACACCATGCTGATCAACATGCTGATGGCCTCCCGCCTGCTCTACGGCATGGCCCGGCGCGACGTGCTGCCGCGGCCGTTCGCGGTGCTGTCGGTGAAACGCACGCCGTGGATCGCGATCGCGTTCACCACCGCGCTGTCGATCCTGCTGATGGCGACCGTCAGCGACCTGACCGACCTGTCCGACACCACCGTGCTGCTGCTGACCGCCGTGTTCCTGCTGGTCAACATCGCGGCCCTGGTGTTGCGCCGGGACCACGTCCCGCACCGGCACTTCCGCACGCCGACATTCATCCCGGTGCTCGGCGCGATCGTGTCGGCGGTGTTCCTGCTGCCGTTCGTCCGCGAGGCCGGCATCTACCTGCTGGCGTTCTGGCTGCTGCTCGGCGGTGTCGCGCTGTGGGCGCTGAACCGCCTCGTGGTCGGGCGGATGCCGCCCCGCGACGGCTCCGCCGCCGCCCCGCCACCCGCCTGA